The following coding sequences are from one Mesorhizobium terrae window:
- a CDS encoding NAD(P)/FAD-dependent oxidoreductase, with product MTGKIAATDGRNGWEPSPAADQGLDIAVVGSGISGLSAAWLLSKRHRVSLFEADNRLGGHSHTVDAAGLSVDTGFIVFNENTYPNLIALFDHIGVATKRSDMSFAVSLDDGRLEYSGTGLLGLFAQGRNAISPRFWMMLRDLVRFYREAPRNVAALGMITLDEYLDAAGYGDGFRNDHLYPMAAAVWSTPAAKIGAYPAASFIRFCQTHGLLKLAGRPIWRTVAGGSRSYVQVLSKTIPEVVSNYPVNAIVRAKDGVEIVGHDGHGRRFDRVVIAAHADQALKMLADASIEERRLLGAFDYIVNDAVLHTDTRLMPERRRVWSSWNYMTRDDNDGRKLAVTYWMNRLQGIESKRPLFVTLNPHREIAPETVLKRMSYSHPRFDARAMQAQKELWSLQGRGNTWFCGAYFGAGFHEDGLQAGLAVAEAIGGVRRPWTVPGESGRIHIHHSVPDLPETEAA from the coding sequence TTGACCGGAAAGATTGCAGCAACCGACGGACGTAACGGGTGGGAACCTAGCCCGGCCGCCGATCAAGGCCTCGACATCGCTGTCGTTGGCAGCGGCATTTCCGGGCTGTCTGCCGCATGGTTGCTCTCGAAAAGGCATCGCGTCTCTCTTTTCGAAGCTGATAACCGGCTTGGGGGTCACAGCCATACGGTCGATGCCGCAGGCTTGTCAGTCGATACCGGTTTCATCGTGTTCAATGAGAACACTTACCCGAATCTCATCGCGCTTTTCGACCATATTGGCGTTGCCACGAAGCGTTCCGATATGTCGTTTGCCGTTTCACTCGACGACGGCCGCCTTGAATACTCCGGCACCGGATTGCTGGGCCTTTTCGCGCAGGGCCGGAACGCCATCAGTCCACGATTCTGGATGATGTTGCGCGACCTCGTCCGTTTCTACCGCGAAGCGCCGCGGAATGTTGCAGCGTTAGGAATGATAACCCTCGACGAATATCTCGATGCGGCCGGCTACGGCGACGGCTTCCGCAATGACCATCTCTATCCCATGGCGGCTGCGGTCTGGTCGACGCCGGCAGCAAAAATCGGCGCCTATCCCGCGGCTTCGTTCATCCGATTTTGCCAGACGCACGGTCTTCTGAAGCTTGCTGGCCGACCGATCTGGCGAACCGTCGCCGGCGGCAGTCGGTCCTATGTGCAGGTACTCTCCAAAACCATACCCGAAGTCGTCTCGAACTATCCCGTCAACGCGATTGTTCGCGCAAAAGATGGCGTCGAGATCGTTGGACACGATGGCCACGGTCGCCGTTTCGATCGCGTTGTCATCGCAGCACACGCGGACCAAGCTCTGAAAATGCTGGCCGATGCGAGTATCGAAGAGCGACGTCTGCTTGGCGCGTTCGACTATATCGTCAATGACGCGGTCCTTCACACCGATACGCGCCTGATGCCGGAGCGGCGCCGTGTATGGTCGAGCTGGAACTACATGACGAGAGATGACAATGATGGCCGCAAGCTCGCCGTGACCTACTGGATGAACCGTCTGCAGGGGATCGAAAGCAAGCGGCCGCTGTTCGTAACGCTCAACCCTCACCGCGAGATCGCACCCGAGACGGTCCTCAAGCGAATGAGTTATAGCCATCCTCGTTTCGATGCCCGGGCGATGCAGGCGCAAAAGGAGCTTTGGTCGCTGCAAGGGCGCGGCAACACCTGGTTCTGCGGCGCCTATTTCGGCGCAGGGTTTCACGAGGATGGGCTGCAAGCCGGGCTTGCGGTCGCCGAGGCGATCGGCGGCGTGCGGCGGCCGTGGACAGTTCCGGGCGAATCCGGCCGCATCCATATTCATCACAGCGTGCCCGATCTGCCGGAGACGGAGGCAGCCTGA
- a CDS encoding DUF1365 domain-containing protein — translation MPELRLGLYAGSVMHHRLRPTQHRLRYSIFYLLLDLDEIDVLAKKLRFFSHNRFNLFSFHDRDHGEGSTSSPRDRIEQQLEEAGIESGGPIRLLTMPRILGYAFNPLSIYFCHRRDQSLSAILYEVNNTFGQRHNYLIPVPSGTEAPIRQESPKSFYVSPFMTTGMIYSFSIVPPGNDLSVSVIGRDDEGPLIIAKLTAVRQDLSDASLARVFFVYPLLTFKVIAGIYWEALLIWLKGIRLYPRPSPPDRPVTIGRGANPESGQEKSSVHDV, via the coding sequence ATGCCGGAACTCCGATTAGGGCTGTATGCTGGTTCCGTGATGCATCACAGGCTGCGGCCGACACAGCATCGCCTGCGCTACAGTATTTTCTACCTGCTGCTCGATCTCGACGAAATAGACGTGCTGGCGAAGAAACTTCGCTTTTTCTCGCATAACCGCTTCAACCTCTTCAGCTTCCATGATCGCGACCATGGCGAGGGATCGACATCATCGCCGCGCGACAGGATCGAGCAGCAATTAGAGGAAGCCGGCATCGAATCCGGTGGTCCGATCCGGCTGCTCACCATGCCACGCATCCTGGGATACGCGTTCAATCCGCTGAGTATTTATTTCTGTCACAGGCGGGATCAGTCGCTTTCCGCGATTCTCTACGAGGTCAACAATACCTTTGGACAGCGCCATAATTATCTCATTCCCGTGCCCTCCGGGACTGAGGCGCCAATCCGCCAGGAAAGCCCAAAATCCTTTTATGTATCGCCATTCATGACCACCGGCATGATCTATTCCTTTTCTATCGTGCCTCCCGGAAACGATTTATCAGTTTCGGTTATCGGCCGTGATGACGAAGGACCGCTCATTATCGCCAAGCTGACCGCTGTCAGGCAGGATTTGTCAGACGCCTCTCTAGCCCGCGTGTTCTTCGTCTATCCGCTGCTGACATTCAAAGTCATCGCAGGCATTTACTGGGAAGCACTGCTTATTTGGCTGAAGGGAATCCGTCTCTATCCGCGGCCTTCCCCACCGGATCGGCCCGTCACCATCGGGCGCGGAGCAAACCCTGAAAGCGGTCAAGAGAAGAGCAGCGTGCATGACGTTTGA
- a CDS encoding fasciclin domain-containing protein → MKLLKAAMFSVALAMSGTAYAANPTVGGAPMYASKNIVENAVNSKDHTTLVAAVKAAGLVKTLEGPGPFTVFAPTNKAFAKLPKGTVDTLLKPENKDKLVKILTAHVVAGKVTAEDLIRDIKKNGGKYNMTTVSGDSLTAELKGKHVYIIDESGGAAEVTIPDVMQSNGVIHVVNAVLLPK, encoded by the coding sequence ATGAAGTTGTTGAAAGCCGCTATGTTTTCCGTGGCACTTGCGATGTCCGGAACCGCTTATGCGGCCAATCCAACGGTAGGCGGCGCGCCGATGTACGCCAGCAAGAACATTGTCGAGAACGCCGTCAACTCGAAGGATCACACGACCCTTGTAGCTGCCGTCAAAGCAGCAGGCCTCGTGAAGACGCTCGAAGGACCGGGACCATTTACCGTGTTCGCACCGACCAACAAGGCGTTCGCAAAGCTTCCTAAGGGGACTGTCGATACGCTTCTCAAACCGGAAAACAAGGACAAGCTGGTAAAAATCCTCACCGCTCATGTTGTGGCCGGAAAGGTCACTGCCGAGGATCTTATTCGCGACATCAAGAAGAACGGCGGCAAGTATAACATGACGACAGTCAGCGGAGATTCGCTGACAGCCGAACTGAAAGGCAAACATGTCTACATCATCGATGAATCTGGTGGCGCCGCAGAGGTGACCATTCCGGATGTGATGCAATCAAATGGCGTGATCCACGTCGTCAACGCCGTTCTTTTGCCAAAATAA
- a CDS encoding ChrR family anti-sigma-E factor codes for MTINHHPSDETLMRMAAGALGAGPALVVSVHLEGCAVCRNRIAHFEAVGGAILDEMSPAPLAADFFGRTMERLEVAQSLQTEGRATIKHPELGIELPRAMQHCEIGPWKWLGPGFKWSKVKIPGSPDEKVMLLKGRAGLHLPAHGHTGLEFMQILSGSLADERGQYFPGDLDEAGDDVDHRPVVGQESDCVCLAALEGDTRLHGLLGRLLRPIVGF; via the coding sequence ATGACGATTAACCATCACCCCAGCGACGAGACGCTGATGCGTATGGCGGCCGGCGCATTGGGCGCAGGTCCTGCGCTTGTCGTCTCCGTCCATCTCGAAGGATGTGCGGTCTGCCGCAACCGTATAGCGCACTTCGAGGCCGTTGGCGGCGCGATCCTGGATGAAATGTCACCCGCTCCGCTCGCTGCGGATTTTTTCGGACGCACTATGGAGCGGCTCGAGGTTGCTCAATCCTTGCAGACCGAAGGCCGAGCCACGATCAAACATCCGGAACTGGGAATAGAACTTCCGCGGGCGATGCAGCACTGCGAGATCGGTCCGTGGAAGTGGCTTGGGCCGGGGTTCAAATGGAGCAAGGTCAAGATTCCCGGTAGCCCTGACGAAAAAGTCATGCTGCTGAAAGGCAGAGCAGGGCTCCATCTTCCGGCTCATGGACATACCGGCCTCGAATTCATGCAGATTCTGTCTGGATCGCTGGCTGACGAGCGCGGCCAGTATTTTCCAGGGGACCTCGATGAGGCCGGCGACGATGTGGATCATCGGCCTGTGGTTGGGCAGGAATCGGATTGCGTGTGTCTTGCCGCGCTTGAAGGCGATACGCGACTTCACGGATTGCTCGGTCGCCTTCTGCGTCCGATCGTGGGTTTCTGA
- a CDS encoding CIA30 family protein: protein MLPATAMIDDLSREPPVAAIGSEWKFVTDTVMGGVSQGVMTREEVAGRSAIRMRGDVNLENNGGFLQASLDLSPTAHVVDASGWDGIAIDVFGNGEVYNVHLRTDYLERSWQSYRHDFTAYPDWRTVVLWFSDFVPYRTAIPLDTHRLKRVGLVAIGRAFHCDLAIGGLRYIRDDPPGRNHGEDSNGTEAVLRSAI from the coding sequence ATGTTGCCTGCCACTGCTATGATAGATGACCTCAGCAGGGAACCACCAGTCGCTGCGATTGGTAGCGAATGGAAATTTGTTACAGACACAGTAATGGGTGGAGTTTCCCAAGGAGTGATGACTCGCGAGGAAGTTGCAGGCCGGTCCGCCATCCGTATGCGCGGAGACGTCAACCTGGAAAACAACGGAGGATTTCTTCAAGCCTCCCTCGATCTCTCGCCGACGGCCCATGTTGTGGATGCAAGTGGCTGGGACGGGATCGCGATAGACGTGTTTGGCAACGGCGAGGTCTACAACGTTCATCTGAGAACAGATTATCTGGAAAGATCCTGGCAGTCGTACCGCCACGATTTTACGGCATATCCAGATTGGCGGACGGTAGTTCTGTGGTTTAGCGACTTTGTACCCTATCGCACCGCTATTCCACTTGATACGCATCGGTTGAAACGTGTCGGGTTAGTCGCAATAGGCCGGGCATTTCATTGCGATCTGGCGATCGGTGGTCTGAGATATATTCGCGACGATCCTCCGGGCCGCAATCACGGAGAAGATAGCAATGGAACAGAAGCGGTTTTGAGATCGGCCATTTGA
- a CDS encoding cryptochrome/photolyase family protein, whose amino-acid sequence MKAAKARTIALILGDQLSHDISSLQGFDPREDVVLMVEVADEATYVRHHKQKIAFILSAMRHFADELREHGFRVDYVRLDDEANTGSFTGELIRAIARLKPDCVVITEPGEWRVRKMVDGWPEQLRLHVNVREDDRFFCSVGQFQAWADGRKTYRMEHFYREMRRRNGILMDGESPCGGHWNFDADNRKKLPHTLKVPERFGSEPDAITREIMSMVAVRFADHFGDLEGFAWAVTRKQALATLDFFISEALPFFGDYQDAMAVHEPFLFHSLLSPYLNIGLLSPREVCEAAENAFRRGEAPINSVEGFIRQILGWREYVRGIYWLKMPHYAETNALGAVRSLPWFYWSGETDMNCLATAIADTRRNAYAHHIQRLMITGNFALLVGVSPAELEEWYLAVYADAFDWVELPNTHGMVLFADGGLMASKPYAASGAYIDRMSDYCGTCAYSPKIKNGPGACPFNFLYWSFLIENRSYLEQNPRMGMPYRTLDRMPKDRVKAITQDAHTFIEGL is encoded by the coding sequence ATGAAAGCAGCAAAGGCCAGGACGATCGCTCTTATCCTCGGCGATCAACTTAGCCATGACATTTCTTCGCTGCAGGGTTTTGACCCTCGGGAAGATGTGGTGCTCATGGTCGAGGTCGCGGACGAGGCGACATACGTTCGACATCACAAACAGAAGATCGCTTTCATCTTGTCCGCTATGCGGCATTTTGCAGACGAATTGCGTGAACACGGCTTCAGGGTCGACTATGTCCGCCTAGACGATGAGGCGAACACGGGCTCTTTCACCGGTGAACTGATACGGGCGATTGCCCGTCTCAAACCAGATTGCGTCGTCATTACTGAACCCGGCGAATGGCGGGTCAGAAAAATGGTGGACGGGTGGCCCGAACAGCTCCGACTGCATGTCAATGTTCGAGAAGATGATCGCTTTTTTTGCTCGGTGGGTCAGTTTCAAGCATGGGCGGACGGGCGTAAAACCTATCGGATGGAGCATTTTTATCGAGAAATGCGCCGGCGAAACGGCATACTGATGGACGGTGAGAGCCCTTGCGGCGGTCACTGGAATTTTGATGCTGATAACCGCAAAAAATTGCCGCACACTCTTAAAGTGCCCGAACGCTTCGGCTCAGAGCCGGACGCGATCACTCGCGAGATTATGTCGATGGTTGCGGTGCGTTTCGCGGACCATTTTGGCGATCTCGAGGGCTTCGCATGGGCGGTCACCAGAAAACAAGCTCTCGCGACGCTAGATTTTTTTATCTCTGAAGCGCTTCCCTTTTTCGGCGACTACCAGGACGCAATGGCGGTACATGAGCCATTTCTTTTTCATTCATTGCTTTCGCCCTACTTGAACATCGGCTTGTTGAGCCCTCGCGAAGTCTGTGAAGCGGCTGAGAACGCCTTTCGCCGTGGTGAGGCGCCGATCAATTCAGTCGAAGGGTTCATCCGACAAATTCTCGGCTGGCGCGAATATGTTCGCGGAATCTACTGGCTAAAGATGCCACATTATGCCGAAACGAACGCTCTTGGCGCAGTCCGATCGCTGCCGTGGTTCTACTGGTCCGGCGAAACGGACATGAACTGTCTCGCCACAGCGATAGCCGATACCAGGCGAAACGCCTATGCTCATCATATCCAGCGTCTGATGATCACCGGCAACTTTGCGCTGCTCGTAGGGGTTAGTCCGGCCGAGCTTGAGGAGTGGTATCTGGCGGTGTACGCGGACGCTTTCGACTGGGTTGAATTGCCCAACACACATGGGATGGTTCTGTTCGCCGATGGCGGCTTGATGGCATCAAAACCCTACGCTGCATCCGGCGCTTATATCGACCGAATGTCCGATTATTGTGGGACCTGCGCATATAGTCCCAAGATTAAGAACGGCCCTGGCGCATGCCCGTTCAATTTTCTCTACTGGAGTTTTTTAATCGAGAACCGCTCTTATCTCGAGCAAAATCCCCGCATGGGCATGCCGTATCGAACGCTTGACCGGATGCCAAAAGATCGCGTGAAGGCCATCACGCAAGATGCGCATACATTTATCGAAGGCTTATGA
- a CDS encoding sigma-70 family RNA polymerase sigma factor, with product MNEARQKEVLPSPEELIRLIDAVARTQDRNAFARLFGYFAPRVKSFLMRSGLEDAAAEEVAQEVMIAVWRKASYFDPGKAGASTWVFTIARNQRIDRLRRTRSRTADHLLDPTDEPDMPPSGEDIAIVAEREEGVRKALESLPIDQSTIVRLSFFAEKPHAEIARELGIPLGTVKSRVRLALNRLRTLLDSDI from the coding sequence TTGAACGAGGCAAGGCAAAAAGAGGTGCTGCCGTCTCCCGAGGAATTGATCCGTCTCATCGACGCGGTTGCGCGGACGCAGGACCGGAATGCCTTCGCGCGACTTTTCGGGTATTTCGCACCTCGCGTCAAAAGCTTCCTCATGCGATCGGGCCTTGAAGATGCCGCTGCGGAGGAAGTGGCCCAGGAGGTCATGATAGCGGTATGGCGAAAAGCGTCCTATTTCGATCCCGGTAAAGCCGGCGCCTCAACTTGGGTGTTTACGATTGCCCGCAATCAAAGGATCGACCGTCTGCGCCGCACGCGATCTCGGACTGCCGATCATCTTCTGGATCCGACTGATGAACCCGATATGCCGCCTTCGGGTGAAGATATCGCCATCGTTGCCGAACGGGAGGAAGGGGTGCGCAAGGCGTTGGAAAGCCTGCCGATCGATCAGTCAACCATTGTGCGGCTGTCGTTCTTTGCCGAGAAACCGCATGCGGAGATTGCAAGAGAGCTGGGCATTCCTCTCGGCACCGTAAAATCCCGTGTTCGGCTCGCATTGAATCGGCTTCGGACCCTTTTGGACAGCGATATATGA
- a CDS encoding SDR family NAD(P)-dependent oxidoreductase — protein sequence MATTVIYGGSGGIGTAILGRITERGESVHLVGRDTDRLQKLAVETGATFTAVDVLTPGSFERVASEVHGPINGLVYAVGSINLKPIGRLTEDDFVRDFRLNAVGAALAMKAHLPSLKQSRAASVVLISSVAASQGFAAHASVSMAKAALEGLTFAMAAELAPAIRVNCVAPSLTRTPLSQSLTNSPQVADAIAQLHAMRRLGEPDDIAAFVDFLLSPEAGWITGQVIGVDGGRSRLRTKG from the coding sequence ATGGCAACAACAGTTATCTACGGCGGTTCGGGCGGCATCGGTACGGCCATTCTCGGCCGCATTACCGAACGGGGTGAGAGTGTCCATCTCGTTGGGCGCGATACCGACCGGCTTCAAAAACTCGCGGTGGAAACTGGAGCAACCTTTACGGCTGTTGACGTGCTGACCCCAGGCAGTTTCGAGCGAGTCGCTTCGGAAGTTCACGGGCCCATCAATGGTCTCGTTTACGCGGTAGGGTCGATCAACCTGAAGCCGATCGGCCGCCTGACCGAAGATGACTTCGTGCGCGACTTCCGGCTCAATGCCGTAGGTGCGGCGCTCGCGATGAAGGCTCATCTTCCAAGCCTCAAACAGAGCCGCGCGGCTTCAGTGGTTCTGATCTCCTCGGTCGCAGCCTCGCAGGGATTCGCCGCTCATGCGTCCGTCTCTATGGCGAAAGCAGCCCTGGAAGGCTTGACGTTCGCGATGGCGGCGGAACTCGCGCCAGCAATTCGCGTCAACTGCGTAGCCCCCTCGTTAACCAGGACGCCGCTTTCGCAGTCGCTGACCAATTCGCCTCAGGTGGCAGACGCCATTGCACAATTGCATGCGATGCGCCGTCTTGGTGAGCCCGACGATATCGCCGCATTTGTCGATTTCCTTCTGTCACCCGAAGCCGGCTGGATAACGGGGCAAGTGATTGGAGTGGATGGTGGACGCTCTCGTCTGCGAACCAAAGGTTAA
- a CDS encoding SAM-dependent methyltransferase, producing the protein MTFDIKTRTLSGFKRHRESVIAHLLGRMIARIDCGHITVVLPSGDRVEHSAARSGPSATLIIHDWRAIRRLLSHGDLGFAEAYIDGDWSSPDLAALLELAARNIAVLDRSISGFWPARIYNRIRHFLRANSKTGSRRNISFHYDLGNAFYERWLDPTMTYSSALYTHPNLTLEEAQEAKLSQIEELLDLQGGENVLEIGCGWGALAMRLARAGAHVTGITLSTEQLAFARKRLEQEKLVDSAALELTDYRDVEGSYDRIVSIEMLEAVGEAYWPAYFETLHDRLNVGGIAVLQVITIDEARFEAYRGSPDFIQRHIFPGGMLPTKAIIADQGAQAGLELVSTQSFGPSYAATLSDWRKRFLASWPDIAALGFPERFRRLWNYYLCYCEAGFRTATIDVGFFVFAKS; encoded by the coding sequence ATGACGTTTGACATCAAGACGAGAACCTTGAGCGGCTTTAAAAGGCACAGAGAAAGCGTGATCGCGCATTTGCTTGGCCGAATGATCGCGCGGATCGATTGCGGCCACATCACCGTCGTGCTGCCATCCGGTGATCGGGTCGAGCATTCTGCCGCGCGGTCCGGACCGTCCGCGACGCTTATCATCCATGACTGGCGAGCAATCCGGCGGCTCCTCAGCCACGGGGATTTGGGCTTTGCGGAAGCCTACATCGACGGTGATTGGTCAAGCCCGGATCTTGCCGCACTACTGGAGTTGGCGGCACGAAACATCGCTGTCCTCGATCGCAGCATTTCCGGTTTCTGGCCTGCTCGCATCTATAATCGCATACGTCATTTTCTGCGCGCTAACAGCAAAACTGGAAGCCGTAGAAACATTTCCTTCCACTATGATCTCGGCAACGCATTTTACGAGCGCTGGCTCGACCCGACGATGACCTATTCATCGGCGCTTTATACACATCCAAACCTGACGCTTGAAGAGGCCCAGGAAGCCAAGCTGTCACAAATCGAAGAACTCCTGGATCTTCAGGGCGGCGAGAATGTCCTCGAAATCGGCTGCGGCTGGGGAGCCCTGGCCATGAGGTTGGCTCGCGCAGGTGCTCACGTTACCGGCATTACCCTATCGACCGAGCAACTGGCTTTCGCTCGAAAGCGCCTGGAGCAGGAAAAGCTGGTCGACAGTGCTGCTTTGGAATTGACGGACTACCGCGACGTCGAGGGTTCCTATGACAGGATCGTATCGATAGAAATGCTGGAGGCGGTCGGCGAAGCCTACTGGCCGGCTTACTTTGAAACTCTGCATGATCGCCTGAACGTCGGCGGCATAGCCGTTCTGCAGGTGATCACGATCGATGAGGCGCGCTTCGAGGCTTACCGTGGCTCTCCCGATTTTATTCAGCGTCACATCTTCCCAGGCGGGATGCTTCCGACCAAAGCAATCATTGCCGACCAAGGCGCACAGGCCGGCCTGGAGCTGGTTTCGACGCAAAGTTTCGGGCCGAGCTATGCGGCCACACTTTCCGACTGGCGCAAACGCTTCCTGGCGTCCTGGCCCGACATCGCGGCACTGGGGTTCCCGGAGCGCTTCCGCAGGCTCTGGAACTATTATCTCTGCTACTGCGAGGCTGGATTCAGAACCGCAACCATCGATGTTGGCTTTTTTGTCTTCGCCAAAAGCTGA
- the msrQ gene encoding protein-methionine-sulfoxide reductase heme-binding subunit MsrQ, which yields MSPTSTLRRGWHDEAIWLLYLAGLLPAAWQFYLGATGNLGADPVKTFELFLGFWAVRFLVLTLAISPLREIFGLNLIRYRRALGLLCFYYVLFHFTVYLVLDQEMALHAVIADVMKRPFIMLGMAGFALLVPLAVTSNSLSIRRLGKNWLRLHRLIYLVALCGGLHFYLATKVLSPQQYIYLTLLSLLLVYRIARPTLKRRKKSGIRKQRQHVPSAAVN from the coding sequence ATGAGTCCAACTTCCACCTTGAGGCGTGGCTGGCACGACGAGGCCATCTGGCTGCTCTATCTGGCCGGGCTCCTGCCAGCCGCATGGCAATTCTATCTTGGCGCCACGGGGAATCTTGGAGCCGATCCAGTAAAGACGTTCGAGCTGTTCCTCGGTTTTTGGGCGGTGCGGTTTCTGGTTCTTACCCTTGCTATCTCGCCGTTGCGCGAGATTTTCGGATTGAATCTCATACGTTATCGGAGAGCGCTTGGCTTATTGTGCTTCTACTATGTGCTATTTCATTTCACGGTCTATCTTGTATTAGACCAGGAAATGGCACTGCACGCCGTAATAGCGGATGTCATGAAGCGACCCTTCATTATGCTCGGAATGGCAGGATTCGCTCTTCTGGTGCCCCTCGCGGTCACATCCAACAGCCTATCCATTCGCAGGCTGGGGAAGAACTGGCTCCGACTTCACCGGCTCATCTACCTTGTCGCTCTATGCGGAGGGTTACATTTTTATCTTGCGACGAAAGTTTTATCACCGCAGCAGTATATCTATTTGACATTACTTTCGCTGCTGCTGGTATACCGCATTGCCCGGCCCACTCTGAAACGCAGAAAAAAGTCGGGCATAAGAAAGCAGAGGCAACACGTTCCTTCGGCTGCTGTAAACTAA
- a CDS encoding alpha/beta hydrolase — MKAFPSPVDLLNVIARIGATRPLSVVRYGRHPRHVLDIYPAAKDGPSPVIVFFYGGGWEDGERSDYLFVGHALAERGITTVIPDYRVFPEVRFPGFLQDAAEAMRWTVDHIAEFGGDPRRVIAMGHSAGAHIAAMLAFDRQWLLELDLDASVDLRAIIGLAGPYDFLPLHSRTLKQIFGPENGLADTQPINFVDAFAPPAFLATGNNDPSVDPGNTIRLAERMRSVGGEAETKLYDRVNHRTLIGAFAPPLRFLAPVLDDVAGFALKHTDQQLPPGRPAAQERSA, encoded by the coding sequence ATGAAAGCATTTCCGTCTCCGGTCGATTTGCTGAACGTGATTGCCAGGATCGGTGCGACGCGACCCCTTAGCGTTGTCCGCTACGGACGCCACCCGCGCCATGTCCTTGACATCTATCCGGCCGCGAAGGACGGGCCGTCGCCAGTCATCGTCTTCTTCTATGGCGGCGGCTGGGAGGATGGCGAGCGAAGCGACTACCTCTTCGTTGGACATGCCCTGGCCGAGCGCGGCATCACCACCGTGATTCCCGATTACCGTGTCTTTCCCGAGGTTCGCTTCCCCGGCTTCCTCCAGGATGCGGCTGAGGCAATGCGCTGGACGGTCGATCATATTGCGGAGTTCGGTGGTGATCCTCGTCGCGTCATCGCCATGGGCCATTCCGCCGGAGCCCATATCGCCGCCATGCTGGCCTTCGATCGCCAATGGCTTCTTGAGCTTGATCTCGATGCAAGCGTCGACCTTCGCGCCATTATCGGCCTTGCCGGTCCCTATGACTTTCTCCCCCTTCATAGCCGGACGCTGAAACAGATCTTTGGGCCGGAAAACGGCCTCGCCGACACACAGCCGATCAACTTCGTGGATGCTTTTGCTCCGCCGGCATTCTTGGCGACAGGAAACAATGATCCGTCCGTCGATCCCGGGAACACAATTCGGCTCGCCGAACGAATGAGAAGCGTCGGCGGCGAAGCGGAAACGAAGCTCTACGACCGTGTAAACCACCGCACGCTGATCGGCGCGTTTGCTCCTCCGTTGCGGTTCCTGGCGCCGGTTCTCGACGATGTCGCGGGTTTTGCGCTGAAGCATACCGATCAACAACTGCCTCCCGGCAGGCCGGCGGCGCAGGAAAGGAGCGCATGA
- the msrP gene encoding protein-methionine-sulfoxide reductase catalytic subunit MsrP encodes MIYRPPKIPASCITAKDAWLSRRSFISYGAGAAVASIVPSVAASAPISAAKTDYTVAEKLTPRNDVTTYNNFYEFGLDKSDPSRNSASFKPLPWTIKVDGMVARPTTFGFDDIMKMFPPQERVYRMRCVEAWSMVIPWDGFPLAALLDKVEPLGSAKYVAFETVVRPDEMPGQKGLFQSLAWPYIEGLRLDEARHLLTILAVGIYGETLPNQNGAPIRLVVPWKYGFKGIKSIVRISLTEKQPSNTWNTTAPNEYGFYANVNPNVPHPRWSQATERRIGSSGFFSSNRIPTEIFNGYGDEVASLYNGMDLKANF; translated from the coding sequence ATGATCTATCGCCCGCCCAAAATTCCGGCATCATGTATCACCGCCAAGGATGCATGGCTCTCTCGAAGGTCGTTTATTTCCTATGGCGCTGGAGCCGCTGTTGCTTCGATTGTACCCTCGGTGGCGGCCTCAGCTCCTATATCGGCCGCGAAAACGGATTACACCGTTGCCGAAAAGCTGACGCCCAGAAACGACGTGACCACCTACAATAATTTCTACGAGTTCGGTTTGGATAAATCAGACCCTTCACGTAACTCCGCGTCCTTCAAGCCGCTGCCGTGGACCATCAAGGTCGATGGCATGGTTGCCCGACCGACGACCTTCGGTTTTGACGACATTATGAAGATGTTTCCACCGCAGGAACGGGTCTATCGAATGCGCTGCGTTGAGGCTTGGTCGATGGTGATCCCATGGGATGGCTTTCCGCTGGCGGCGCTTCTCGACAAGGTTGAGCCGCTGGGCAGCGCCAAATACGTTGCATTCGAGACAGTAGTCCGGCCAGACGAAATGCCAGGCCAAAAAGGGCTGTTCCAATCGTTGGCGTGGCCGTATATTGAAGGGTTGAGGCTCGACGAGGCGCGTCACCTACTCACAATTCTGGCAGTGGGCATTTATGGCGAAACACTGCCCAATCAGAATGGAGCTCCCATCCGTCTCGTCGTGCCTTGGAAGTACGGCTTCAAAGGCATCAAGTCGATCGTCCGCATCAGCCTGACCGAAAAGCAGCCGTCGAATACCTGGAACACGACGGCGCCCAATGAATATGGATTCTATGCGAACGTAAACCCGAACGTACCCCATCCGCGATGGAGCCAGGCGACTGAAAGGCGCATCGGGAGTAGCGGTTTTTTCAGTTCAAATCGAATTCCGACAGAGATTTTCAACGGCTATGGCGACGAGGTGGCCAGCCTTTACAACGGCATGGACCTCAAGGCGAATTTCTGA